Proteins encoded by one window of bacterium:
- the cmr5 gene encoding type III-B CRISPR module-associated protein Cmr5, translated as MVSLEQIRAYNAFQAAQQVGANKDFLAFARNLPSLFQNNGLLATWAFMLAKAKKENYTINIMNTLLEHFRTPQIGLVPNDQKTAEEVFNAVWTQASFQSQQLMNLTAEAIAFSGWIKRAAEALCDTEGGQG; from the coding sequence ATGGTTAGTTTAGAGCAAATACGCGCCTATAATGCTTTTCAAGCAGCGCAACAAGTAGGTGCCAACAAAGACTTTTTAGCATTCGCTCGAAACTTGCCGTCTCTTTTCCAAAACAACGGGCTATTGGCAACTTGGGCATTTATGCTGGCTAAAGCAAAAAAAGAAAATTATACAATTAATATTATGAATACGCTGCTCGAACATTTTCGCACGCCACAAATAGGGCTTGTTCCTAATGACCAAAAAACGGCAGAAGAAGTTTTTAATGCTGTTTGGACACAGGCGTCCTTTCAATCACAACAACTCATGAATCTCACCGCCGAGGCCATCGCTTTCAGCGGCTGGATCAAACGGGCAGCAGAGGCTCTGTGCGATACGGAAGGAGGCCAAGGATGA